The following are encoded in a window of Kitasatospora sp. NBC_01250 genomic DNA:
- a CDS encoding DUF397 domain-containing protein, with the protein MTSNLPLTAAEDRIEWRKSSFSGAQSDCVETGRMGTGGMAVRDSKDPHGPALAFAGEEWQAFVASVRGDGRLR; encoded by the coding sequence ATGACGAGCAATCTTCCCCTGACTGCCGCTGAGGATCGGATCGAGTGGCGCAAGTCCTCGTTCTCAGGGGCTCAGAGCGACTGTGTGGAGACGGGCCGCATGGGCACGGGAGGCATGGCGGTCCGCGATTCCAAGGACCCGCACGGCCCCGCGCTGGCCTTCGCGGGGGAGGAGTGGCAGGCGTTCGTGGCGAGCGTGCGGGGTGACGGGCGTCTCCGGTGA
- a CDS encoding DUF5753 domain-containing protein, with product MPVNRNPTVRQRRLARTLKELRTAKRLTLAQAAQQLACAESKISRIEAAQSGIRIVDLRLLLDLYGVHDPSVRGGLEALSREGRLRGWWDRYSETLSPLYADYIALEADASDAYSIQTLLVPGLLQTEDYTRAVVRAQIEDATPEQVETLTKVRQERRSVLTREVPLRLWVVLSESVLKHQIGGPSVMRDQLGSLVVASGQPNISIQVLPEASEIHAALFGPVVVLSFPETTETDVAYVDSLLSTLYIEEPDEVLKYATLFRRALAESLSRTESVALIERIAKRNGLDHDEQSSPDCR from the coding sequence GTGCCCGTGAACAGGAATCCGACTGTCCGTCAGCGGCGGCTCGCCCGAACGCTCAAGGAGCTTCGAACTGCCAAGCGGTTGACTCTCGCTCAGGCCGCACAGCAACTCGCTTGCGCCGAAAGCAAGATCAGCCGGATCGAGGCGGCGCAGTCCGGGATCAGGATCGTCGATCTACGGCTTCTGCTCGATCTGTACGGAGTCCATGATCCAAGTGTGCGGGGTGGCTTGGAGGCGCTGTCACGCGAGGGGCGGCTGCGTGGCTGGTGGGACCGCTACTCGGAGACGCTGTCTCCGCTCTACGCCGACTACATCGCGCTGGAAGCCGACGCCTCGGATGCCTACAGCATTCAGACCCTCCTCGTACCCGGTCTCTTGCAGACCGAGGACTACACCCGTGCCGTGGTCCGTGCGCAGATAGAGGATGCGACCCCGGAGCAGGTCGAAACCCTGACCAAGGTTCGTCAGGAGCGCCGTTCGGTACTCACCCGTGAGGTGCCGTTGCGCCTGTGGGTGGTGCTCTCGGAGTCCGTGCTCAAGCATCAGATCGGCGGGCCGTCGGTGATGCGTGATCAGCTCGGTTCTCTCGTGGTCGCCTCCGGACAGCCGAACATCAGCATCCAGGTCCTGCCAGAAGCCTCGGAGATCCACGCTGCCCTGTTCGGCCCGGTCGTCGTGCTGAGCTTCCCGGAGACGACCGAGACGGATGTCGCGTATGTGGACAGCCTGCTCAGCACGCTCTACATCGAAGAGCCGGACGAGGTGCTCAAGTACGCCACGCTGTTCCGCCGTGCTCTCGCGGAATCGTTGTCACGCACCGAATCAGTCGCGCTGATCGAGCGCATCGCAAAAAGGAATGGTCTAGATCATGACGAGCAATCTTCCCCTGACTGCCGCTGA
- a CDS encoding ATP-binding protein: MPETLDHLPLARTMEPTWLAKSDHSPAAARRLLRSFLSGVRGGERFSDKGQLLVSELVTNAVVHATRSDQRIRLRLEVDQEQLWITVEDASDQVPQPRKSTDGESGRGLLLVEALADAWGWGPREGVGKQVWCVCSPDPAAGQPCRRR; this comes from the coding sequence ATGCCGGAAACGCTCGACCACCTCCCCCTCGCCCGCACCATGGAGCCGACCTGGCTCGCGAAGTCCGACCACTCTCCGGCCGCAGCCAGACGGCTGCTGCGCAGCTTCCTGTCAGGCGTGCGCGGCGGCGAACGCTTCAGCGACAAGGGGCAGCTGCTGGTCAGCGAGCTGGTCACCAACGCAGTCGTCCACGCGACGAGGAGCGACCAGCGGATCCGACTGCGCCTGGAGGTGGACCAGGAGCAGCTGTGGATCACCGTGGAGGACGCCTCCGACCAGGTACCGCAACCACGCAAGAGCACCGACGGCGAGTCGGGCCGAGGCCTGCTCCTGGTAGAGGCACTCGCCGACGCCTGGGGCTGGGGTCCGCGCGAGGGCGTCGGCAAACAGGTCTGGTGCGTCTGCTCCCCCGACCCGGCGGCGGGACAGCCCTGCCGCCGGCGGTGA
- a CDS encoding ice-binding family protein → MTVDVIVSAPCRRRRRTRLKEALVLLPGLALLATGVLQPGIAHAADAPVELGTDTSYAVLGGSTVTNTGPSVINGDLGLSPGSSVTGFPPGIVNGAQHVADAPALQAQSDLVIAYNDAAGRAPTANVAGDLVGLTLTPGVYKSTGPLGLTGTVTLDAQGDPSAVFIFQIASTLITGSASNVSLVNGAQACNVFWQVGSSATIGTNSFFKGNILALTSIAAQTGTVIEGRALARNGAVTLDTNTITRAACTVGPPGPAGPSGPAGPSGPAGPSGPAGPTGSPGPTGAPGAPGPNGAPGAPGANGSPGAPGAPGPNGAPGAPGSPGAPGAPGPNGAPGSPGTNGAPGAPGAPGAPGAPGAPGAPGANGSPGAPGAPGPNGAPGAPGANGSPGPNGAPGANGSPGAPGPNGAPGAPGAPGANGSPGPNGLPGANGSPGAPGAPGPNGAPGAPGAPGAPGPNGAPGAPGAPGAPGPAGPAGPAGPAGPAGPPETPGNHGGHGDHGDHGQVGPGQGDHEKGSGGHDQGNHATVPSGHDQGGNGQHPKKPGALAATGAGMAADIAAGSLTMLALGCLALVLVRRSQGRRAGRRH, encoded by the coding sequence ATGACAGTGGATGTCATCGTGTCCGCCCCCTGCCGAAGGCGTAGACGCACCCGGCTCAAGGAGGCCCTGGTTCTGCTTCCCGGCCTGGCGCTGCTGGCAACGGGCGTGCTTCAACCCGGCATCGCGCACGCCGCGGACGCACCCGTGGAGCTGGGGACCGACACCAGCTACGCGGTTCTGGGCGGTTCAACGGTCACCAACACGGGGCCCAGTGTGATCAACGGCGACCTGGGCCTCAGCCCGGGCTCCTCGGTCACGGGCTTTCCGCCGGGCATCGTCAACGGCGCGCAGCACGTCGCTGACGCGCCCGCCCTGCAGGCACAGTCGGACCTGGTCATCGCGTACAACGACGCGGCCGGCCGAGCACCCACGGCCAACGTCGCGGGTGACCTGGTCGGGCTGACACTGACGCCCGGCGTCTACAAGTCCACCGGGCCGCTGGGACTGACCGGGACGGTGACGCTCGACGCCCAGGGCGATCCCAGTGCGGTGTTCATCTTCCAGATCGCCTCGACCCTGATCACCGGCTCGGCGAGCAACGTCAGTCTCGTCAACGGGGCGCAGGCCTGCAACGTGTTCTGGCAGGTGGGGAGCTCCGCCACGATCGGGACCAATTCCTTCTTCAAGGGCAACATCCTGGCCCTGACATCCATCGCGGCACAGACCGGCACCGTGATCGAGGGCCGGGCCCTGGCGCGCAACGGCGCGGTCACGCTGGACACCAACACCATCACGAGAGCGGCCTGCACCGTCGGCCCGCCTGGACCGGCCGGACCCAGCGGCCCCGCCGGCCCCTCCGGACCGGCCGGACCCAGCGGGCCCGCCGGCCCGACCGGCTCACCCGGCCCGACCGGTGCTCCCGGTGCTCCCGGCCCGAACGGCGCTCCCGGTGCCCCCGGCGCCAACGGTTCTCCCGGCGCTCCTGGCGCGCCCGGCCCCAACGGTGCGCCTGGCGCGCCCGGCTCGCCGGGAGCTCCCGGTGCGCCCGGTCCTAACGGTGCGCCCGGCTCCCCCGGCACGAACGGTGCGCCTGGAGCTCCCGGTGCTCCCGGTGCTCCCGGTGCTCCCGGTGCTCCCGGTGCTCCCGGTGCCAACGGTTCTCCCGGCGCTCCTGGCGCGCCCGGCCCGAACGGCGCTCCAGGTGCCCCCGGCGCCAACGGATCCCCCGGCCCCAACGGTGCCCCAGGTGCCAACGGATCCCCCGGCGCTCCTGGCCCCAACGGCGCTCCAGGCGCCCCCGGTGCTCCCGGCGCCAACGGATCCCCCGGCCCCAACGGCCTGCCGGGCGCCAACGGATCCCCCGGCGCTCCTGGTGCTCCCGGCCCCAACGGAGCTCCCGGCGCCCCCGGCGCTCCCGGTGCTCCCGGCCCCAACGGAGCCCCCGGCGCCCCCGGCGCTCCCGGTGCCCCCGGTCCGGCCGGACCCGCCGGACCCGCCGGGCCTGCTGGCCCCGCCGGACCTCCCGAGACTCCGGGGAATCACGGCGGCCACGGCGATCACGGCGATCACGGCCAAGTAGGCCCTGGACAGGGTGATCACGAGAAGGGCTCCGGCGGTCACGATCAGGGCAACCACGCGACGGTCCCCAGCGGTCACGACCAGGGTGGCAACGGGCAGCACCCGAAGAAGCCGGGCGCGCTCGCTGCAACCGGTGCAGGCATGGCCGCCGACATTGCAGCCGGCTCGCTGACCATGCTGGCTCTGGGATGCCTGGCCCTCGTCCTCGTGAGGAGAAG